In the genome of Balnearium lithotrophicum, the window TCTAAGGAGAAGTCCAGTTATTTCGTCCAAATATTTAGCTATTTTAAGAACGTACTCTGGAGGTATCTGTCTTATTACTTTATTGGTCTGTTTGTCCACAACTTTTACTACAGTTATATCCGTATCTTTATCTATTTTTATTTGAAGTTGAGTATTCAACATGGACAGTTTTTTTCTAAGTTCCTCCAAGACTTTTTCCACAACTTCTGGAGATACCTTCTCATTTTTAAGTTTTTCAATTTTTTCTTCCTGTTGCTTTATTGTTTCCTTTTGAATTCTGACCTGATTTTTTTGGTCAAGTGCTTGAAGGTTTTGGGAGTTGATTTGGCGAGCTGAATCTATGTTCTGGATAGATTTAACATCCATTTTTACTCTCCTCTATTCTTTAAAAACCATTATACTAAAGGGGGCAGGAGCCCCCAAATATTATCTGAGAAGTTGAAGAACGAGCTGTGGAAGCTGATTTGCCTGAGCAAGCATAGCCATACCAGACTGCATGAGGGTTTGCTGTCTTGTAAACTCAGCCATCTCCTTAGCAAAGTCAACGTTCCTAATCCTTGACTCAGCCTCTCTTGTCTGAGTAGCTGCAAAGTTGTTGTTGTCAACAATAGCCTGGAGATTTATTTGAATAGAACCTAAACTTGAACGCATAGAATCAACTTTTTTAATGGTTGTGTCTATAACTTTCATAGCAAGCTCTGCATTAGCATTGTTTGTCACATCAAGAGAATTTAGGTTGTTGAGCAACGCTGTTCCTGTTGCAGAGGTAAGTCCTAAAGCACTACTGACACCAGTAAAATCGTATGCATAGGATTCTGGAGCTAAAACCGTTAAATCACCTACCTTTATTGCAGTGCCTTTTGTATTACTATCATCAACAGTGATTGATGAACCACCCTGTATAAATTGACCCAGGTTAAATGAAGTATTTCCAGCAGTACCTCCTGCTGTGACTGAGGCTTCGATAGCTACAGTTTCCCCATTAGTTTCTAAAACGAGCTTATTATTTTCTGCTTTTGCTGTTAAATCCAAACCTTTAGCGGCTGCTTCAGAATTAATCTTCTGGATTAAATCATCAAGAGTTATGGTACTTCCTCCAGTATATGTAATGCTAAAGTCAGGACTTTCTTCGGGACCAACGTAGAAATTGAAAGTAACAGAATCATCGGAGCCTACTGCTATGTTCTGCCACGTATTATCCGCTACACTTTTGTTTTTAGCTGTAGCCTGAAATCCCAATTCCTTGAGAGTTTCATTATTATTCACGAAATCGGCTATTCTTTTAGCGTCAGTAATTTCATTGTTTGTAGGAGTAAGAGTAACTCCTCCTATATTGATTGTTTCTGTTGTCTTAAATTCGTAATCAGGATTATTAGTTAGTGTATTAGCTAACGTATCTTGGTAAGCAACGCTTTGTCCTGTCCCATTTACAACATAGGCTCCTAAATCCTTTGCCCTTGCACTGTCAATGGAAATTGAAAGTGTCTGGTCTGCCCTTGGTCCAAAATGAATAACCTTATTTTGAAAAGTACCATCTAAAAGCTTTAATCCGTTAAATTCAGAAGTAGAAGCTATTTTATCAATAGCATCTACAAGTTTCTGAATGTCTTTCTGTAAAGCTTGCCTTGCATTGGCATCATTGGTGTCAGCAGCTGCCTGTTGGGCTTTTGTGTACATGGTAACAAGCTTATCGTAGATTTGTGAAAGGGAGCTCTCTGCAATTTGAGCTGCAGAAATTCCATCCTGAGCGTTCCTTGAACCTTGGTCAAGGGCATTTGCAACAAGTTTTAACTGGTCAGCAATAAAGAGACCTGCAGCATCATCCTTAGCCGAGTTAATTCTGTATCCT includes:
- a CDS encoding flagellar protein FlaG is translated as MDVKSIQNIDSARQINSQNLQALDQKNQVRIQKETIKQQEEKIEKLKNEKVSPEVVEKVLEELRKKLSMLNTQLQIKIDKDTDITVVKVVDKQTNKVIRQIPPEYVLKIAKYLDEITGLLLREKA
- a CDS encoding flagellin, which encodes MALRINYNYQADFTHVNLLKTERNLNTALERLSTGYRINSAKDDAAGLFIADQLKLVANALDQGSRNAQDGISAAQIAESSLSQIYDKLVTMYTKAQQAAADTNDANARQALQKDIQKLVDAIDKIASTSEFNGLKLLDGTFQNKVIHFGPRADQTLSISIDSARAKDLGAYVVNGTGQSVAYQDTLANTLTNNPDYEFKTTETINIGGVTLTPTNNEITDAKRIADFVNNNETLKELGFQATAKNKSVADNTWQNIAVGSDDSVTFNFYVGPEESPDFSITYTGGSTITLDDLIQKINSEAAAKGLDLTAKAENNKLVLETNGETVAIEASVTAGGTAGNTSFNLGQFIQGGSSITVDDSNTKGTAIKVGDLTVLAPESYAYDFTGVSSALGLTSATGTALLNNLNSLDVTNNANAELAMKVIDTTIKKVDSMRSSLGSIQINLQAIVDNNNFAATQTREAESRIRNVDFAKEMAEFTRQQTLMQSGMAMLAQANQLPQLVLQLLR